A stretch of Pseudomonas sp. LRP2-20 DNA encodes these proteins:
- a CDS encoding LysE family translocator, whose amino-acid sequence MPIVDNLIAFTLAATLLTLTPGLDTALILRTATVEGRKQGMRAALGINAGCLLWGAAVAFGLGALIAVSELAYNILKYCGAAYLAWLGVNMLLRPRRSLAPAGEDGQRTANWFLKGMLGNLLNPKVGIFYVSFLPQFIPQGQPLVAWTFGLVSIHVVLGLLWALALIGATRPLAGLLRRGKVIQWMDRATGLVFVLFAARLALGKR is encoded by the coding sequence ATGCCCATCGTCGACAACCTGATCGCCTTTACCCTGGCAGCCACGCTGCTGACCCTGACCCCAGGCCTGGACACTGCCCTGATTCTCAGGACGGCCACGGTAGAGGGGCGCAAGCAGGGCATGCGCGCTGCCCTGGGCATCAACGCCGGCTGCCTGCTGTGGGGCGCAGCCGTTGCGTTCGGCCTGGGTGCATTGATCGCGGTTTCAGAGCTTGCCTACAACATCCTCAAGTACTGCGGGGCTGCCTACCTGGCCTGGCTTGGCGTCAACATGCTCCTGCGCCCACGGCGATCGTTGGCACCCGCCGGGGAGGACGGCCAGCGCACTGCCAACTGGTTCCTCAAGGGCATGCTGGGTAACTTGCTCAACCCCAAGGTCGGGATCTTCTACGTGTCGTTCCTGCCCCAGTTCATCCCGCAAGGCCAGCCCCTGGTGGCCTGGACCTTCGGCCTGGTCAGCATCCACGTGGTGCTCGGCCTGCTGTGGGCGCTGGCGCTGATTGGTGCGACTCGGCCGTTGGCGGGGCTGTTGCGGCGGGGCAAGGTCATCCAGTGGATGGACCGTGCGACCGGCCTGGTATTCGTGCTGTTCGCGGCTCGGCTGGCGTTGGGCAAGCGATAG
- a CDS encoding YceK/YidQ family lipoprotein: protein MNDTEGMTELMKRIAKCLVLTLPLLLSGCWSTLIHLDGERCVYPGTRLGWNFATQNGADGWVGLIDVPFSFALDTVLLPYDLTAFLPQDMGGENRECNLDGSINVM, encoded by the coding sequence ATGAACGACACGGAAGGTATGACGGAGCTTATGAAAAGGATTGCCAAATGCCTGGTGCTCACCCTGCCGCTGTTGTTGAGTGGCTGCTGGAGTACGCTCATTCACCTCGATGGCGAGCGCTGCGTGTATCCGGGCACACGCTTGGGCTGGAACTTTGCTACTCAGAATGGCGCTGACGGCTGGGTTGGCCTGATCGACGTGCCCTTCTCTTTTGCGCTGGACACGGTGCTGCTGCCTTATGACCTGACCGCGTTTCTTCCGCAAGACATGGGTGGTGAAAACCGGGAATGCAATCTGGATGGTTCGATCAACGTCATGTAG
- a CDS encoding cell division protein, with amino-acid sequence MLFSSTVQVRRIWVRWLQAAALMHLLIGLGLTWAGHSPLLGNYQLSIEQAFWGQAAPAPAREQQVWWLALFGATLQSYSLYMLGLIHLGDRLRSHSAWAWLACGIVLWAPQDMLVSLQAGMWSHLVIDGLALLALLPPLLWLYRHDRPTTTLKGLERG; translated from the coding sequence ATGCTCTTCTCTTCTACAGTGCAGGTGCGCCGCATCTGGGTGCGCTGGCTGCAAGCTGCAGCATTGATGCACTTGCTGATTGGCCTGGGCCTGACCTGGGCCGGCCATAGCCCGCTGCTGGGCAACTACCAACTGAGCATCGAGCAGGCCTTCTGGGGCCAGGCAGCGCCAGCGCCTGCCCGTGAGCAGCAAGTCTGGTGGCTGGCGCTGTTCGGCGCCACCTTGCAAAGCTACTCACTGTACATGCTCGGCCTGATCCACCTGGGCGACCGTCTGCGCAGCCACAGCGCCTGGGCCTGGCTGGCGTGCGGCATCGTGCTGTGGGCACCGCAGGACATGCTGGTGTCGCTGCAGGCCGGGATGTGGTCGCACCTGGTCATCGATGGCCTGGCCTTGCTCGCCCTGCTGCCGCCCTTGCTGTGGCTGTATCGCCACGACCGCCCCACCACCACTTTGAAAGGACTTGAACGTGGCTGA
- a CDS encoding TIGR01777 family oxidoreductase, translating to MAELPILNWALNLLLIQGLLGALDTLYHHELTVALPQRYSARLELAIHAVRSCCYGILFLGIAHVAFQGAWAVIVAVVFTLEIGLTLWDFVVEDRSRKLPAIERIMHTVLAINAGAFFALYGLQLLQWSSLPSGLVAIDLGWRGWLLTLFALGVTASGIRDALATLRMQRQGQPANPFAGGAYKQVLVTGGTGFIGETLVNQLLDAGHSVSVLARDPLRAAYLFDGRARCLRSLDKLGHDERFDVVINLAGAPVAGPRWTPRRQAQLLASRVGTTEALLRWMRQARHKPALWIQASAIGYYGVRDASQPLDEGASKGDGFMAELCDRWEASASPASTLGARQVVLRLGVVFGPGGALTPLLMPFRLGLGGRMGDGRQVMSWVHRDDVLAVMARAMADSSMQGTYNLVAPEPVSQATFAQAVGRLLKRPVWLHIPAAPVRALAGEMAELFFDGQRVLPSRLEQAGYRFQYPTLDSALRDLA from the coding sequence GTGGCTGAACTGCCGATCCTGAACTGGGCCCTGAACTTGCTGCTGATCCAAGGCCTGCTGGGCGCATTGGACACCCTTTACCACCATGAACTGACCGTGGCCCTGCCCCAGCGCTACAGTGCGCGGCTGGAGCTGGCGATCCATGCGGTGCGCTCGTGCTGCTACGGCATCCTGTTCCTGGGCATCGCCCATGTGGCCTTCCAGGGTGCCTGGGCGGTCATCGTGGCAGTGGTCTTCACCCTGGAAATCGGCCTGACGCTGTGGGACTTCGTGGTCGAGGACCGCAGCCGCAAACTGCCTGCCATCGAGCGCATCATGCACACCGTGCTGGCGATCAACGCTGGCGCCTTCTTCGCCCTGTACGGCCTGCAGCTGCTGCAGTGGTCGAGCCTGCCCAGCGGCCTGGTGGCCATCGACCTCGGCTGGCGCGGCTGGTTGCTGACGTTGTTCGCCCTCGGCGTGACCGCGTCGGGCATTCGCGATGCGCTGGCAACCTTGCGCATGCAACGCCAGGGGCAGCCGGCCAACCCGTTTGCCGGAGGGGCCTACAAGCAGGTACTGGTCACCGGCGGCACGGGTTTCATCGGCGAAACCCTGGTCAACCAGCTGCTCGATGCCGGGCACAGCGTCAGCGTGCTGGCCCGCGACCCACTGCGCGCCGCCTACCTGTTCGACGGCCGCGCCCGCTGCCTGCGCAGCCTCGACAAACTCGGCCATGACGAACGCTTCGATGTGGTCATCAACCTGGCTGGCGCCCCCGTCGCCGGGCCACGCTGGACGCCACGCCGCCAGGCCCAGCTGCTCGCCAGCCGGGTCGGCACTACCGAGGCCTTGCTGCGCTGGATGCGCCAGGCCAGGCACAAGCCGGCGCTGTGGATCCAGGCCTCGGCCATCGGTTATTACGGTGTGCGCGACGCTAGCCAGCCACTGGACGAAGGCGCCAGCAAAGGCGATGGCTTCATGGCCGAATTGTGCGATCGCTGGGAAGCCTCGGCCAGCCCGGCCAGCACCCTGGGCGCCCGCCAGGTTGTGCTGCGCCTGGGCGTGGTGTTCGGCCCGGGTGGTGCGCTGACGCCCCTGCTGATGCCGTTTCGCCTGGGCCTGGGCGGGCGCATGGGCGATGGCCGGCAGGTCATGAGCTGGGTGCACCGTGACGATGTGCTGGCAGTGATGGCGCGCGCCATGGCCGACAGCAGCATGCAGGGTACCTACAACCTGGTGGCGCCCGAGCCGGTCAGCCAGGCCACTTTCGCCCAGGCTGTCGGCCGGTTGCTCAAACGCCCGGTGTGGCTGCATATCCCGGCAGCACCAGTGCGTGCCCTGGCCGGTGAAATGGCCGAGCTGTTCTTCGACGGCCAGCGCGTGCTGCCGAGCCGCCTGGAGCAAGCCGGCTACCGCTTCCAGTACCCGACCCTGGACAGTGCGCTGCGTGACCTGGCCTGA
- a CDS encoding 5'-nucleotidase: MPYPIEQKLVVGVASSALFDLTVSDSIYQSEGVEAYRLHQEENLDVPFPKGVAFPFIRRFLSINKAFPEQLPVEVVLLSRNSPETGLRVFRSINHYNLDITRAAFMSGRSPYEYIPAFNASLFLSAHEGDVQRAIDADYPAGLVLPSKIYDDEIDTELRVAFDFDGVIADDEAESVYKQRLNLDEFQAHERERKAIPHQPGPLADLYKKLSLIRQLEDRKLAQDPAYKRILRIAIVTARNAPAHERVVTTLKNWGVSPDESFFLGGMEKERVLQILKPHMFFDDQRSHLYSAAGDLPMVHVPFGVANNGPQKRHPSPATGVDPLKMDP, encoded by the coding sequence ATGCCCTACCCCATCGAACAGAAACTCGTCGTCGGCGTCGCCTCCAGCGCCCTGTTCGACCTGACCGTCTCCGACAGCATCTACCAGTCCGAGGGCGTCGAAGCGTATCGCCTGCACCAGGAAGAAAACCTCGACGTGCCTTTCCCCAAGGGCGTGGCCTTCCCGTTCATCCGCCGCTTCCTGAGCATCAACAAGGCCTTTCCCGAGCAACTGCCGGTGGAAGTGGTGCTGCTCTCGCGCAACTCGCCGGAAACCGGTCTGCGGGTGTTCCGTTCGATCAACCATTACAACCTGGACATCACCCGCGCGGCGTTCATGTCCGGTCGTTCGCCGTACGAATACATCCCCGCGTTCAACGCCTCGCTGTTCCTCAGCGCCCATGAAGGCGACGTGCAGCGAGCGATCGATGCCGACTACCCGGCGGGCCTGGTGCTGCCGAGCAAGATCTACGATGACGAGATCGACACCGAGCTGCGGGTGGCCTTCGACTTCGATGGCGTGATTGCCGATGACGAGGCGGAAAGCGTTTACAAGCAGCGCCTGAACCTGGATGAGTTCCAGGCCCATGAACGTGAGCGCAAGGCGATTCCGCATCAACCAGGCCCCTTGGCGGACCTCTACAAGAAGCTGTCGCTGATCCGCCAGCTCGAAGACCGCAAGCTGGCGCAGGACCCCGCGTACAAGCGCATCCTGCGCATCGCCATCGTCACCGCGCGCAATGCGCCGGCCCATGAGCGAGTGGTGACCACCTTGAAGAACTGGGGGGTTTCGCCGGACGAGTCATTCTTCCTCGGAGGGATGGAAAAAGAGCGAGTGCTGCAGATTCTCAAGCCGCATATGTTCTTTGATGACCAGCGCAGTCACCTGTATTCGGCGGCGGGGGATCTGCCCATGGTGCATGTGCCATTCGGGGTGGCGAATAACGGCCCCCAGAAGCGCCACCCTTCCCCTGCCACAGGGGTTGACCCCCTCAAAATGGATCCATAA
- a CDS encoding PEP-utilizing enzyme, with amino-acid sequence MNKPLLYLLAGNGSAADWWDDALPHFRHYRVQALELPGFGDNPSPPCTSLDAYAQALLSLTERGHAIMAVGVSALIVLHALQRRPGHFSRSVLLAPVGAFLWQRRLPALMSPLPLRKAIHGLLSHKPHWFAGKFSSQRWTPAQYQRMGAGYARCRAFVPSWEQLRADTALPLLEWITDPVELVWGDHDRMLGIAQAAAWSAILARADLRISLQPGWGHYPWIDAPAAFAAWLESGSQGFVAHTKGGRLRLAALAGQAVPEALSLDDGNDPRLASLLASAPHALWAVRSSSYGEDQADAANAGLSTTYLRVPGNAIAARVSQLREAGVEEVVVQRFIAPKVSGIAFVRHLSVELEWLEGHLEALADGQATPLRATLSRLGPAWQSGQFSDLHGLTATALWDFLQAVLKVFHYVPGDIEWAWDGQQLWLLQYRPISEHGWRRHLTSANIAEILPPQPSRFVEYAQRRAAASIPAIMARWDSRVLQDNEPFTAVFGGASYINNDLFLARLADWGISAASYAGEVGGATPALPWRPARLLRSLPRLWRMQRAARSHLQALAPGLQRFDEELAQLQAAAADGQQLADWFSRFYVFVVQGNLCIATALASSGGAWLGRPPTAYDDLQHSPHRLPWETDPGTPRPAPTELPLQPMPAWPHAVTLAHRVGLPGLRGYYLQVREWYRDNLMRIFFRVHHAMPEAERAYWFAPHPDVRSRDGSFWQDGSQGSEQASGFMIYPGQVQGILGQDILLEDSLDPGRHAQYQAARAVIARMGGRLSHGSTLLRELRKPSAVLPQVSSEWLGREVQYRDGELRLVEAR; translated from the coding sequence ATGAACAAGCCCCTGCTTTACCTGCTGGCCGGCAACGGCAGCGCCGCCGACTGGTGGGACGATGCCCTGCCGCACTTCCGGCACTACCGGGTGCAGGCCCTGGAGCTGCCGGGTTTCGGCGACAACCCCTCGCCGCCCTGCACCAGCCTGGACGCGTACGCGCAAGCACTGCTCAGCCTGACCGAACGCGGTCACGCGATCATGGCCGTTGGCGTCAGCGCGCTGATCGTGCTGCATGCGCTGCAGCGTCGCCCGGGGCACTTCAGCCGCAGCGTGCTGCTGGCCCCGGTCGGCGCTTTCCTCTGGCAGCGGCGCCTGCCGGCACTGATGTCGCCGCTGCCGCTGCGCAAGGCCATCCACGGGCTGCTCAGCCATAAACCGCACTGGTTCGCCGGCAAGTTTTCCAGCCAGCGCTGGACGCCGGCGCAGTACCAGCGCATGGGCGCCGGCTACGCCCGTTGCCGGGCCTTCGTGCCGTCCTGGGAACAGCTGCGTGCCGACACCGCGCTGCCGCTGCTGGAATGGATCACCGACCCGGTCGAGCTGGTATGGGGCGACCACGACCGCATGCTGGGCATTGCGCAGGCGGCCGCCTGGTCGGCGATCCTCGCCCGCGCCGACCTGCGCATCAGCCTGCAACCCGGCTGGGGCCACTACCCCTGGATCGACGCACCCGCAGCATTCGCCGCCTGGCTGGAATCGGGCAGCCAAGGCTTTGTCGCCCACACCAAAGGCGGCCGCCTGCGGCTGGCGGCGCTTGCCGGCCAGGCCGTGCCAGAAGCCCTGAGCCTCGACGATGGCAACGACCCGCGCCTCGCCTCATTACTCGCCTCGGCCCCGCACGCCCTGTGGGCAGTGCGCTCGTCCAGCTACGGCGAGGACCAGGCCGATGCCGCCAACGCCGGCCTGAGCACCACCTACCTGCGCGTGCCCGGCAATGCCATCGCCGCCCGCGTCAGCCAGTTGCGTGAAGCCGGCGTCGAGGAAGTGGTGGTACAGCGCTTCATCGCGCCGAAGGTGTCCGGTATCGCCTTCGTGCGCCACCTGTCGGTGGAACTGGAGTGGCTCGAAGGCCACCTGGAAGCCCTGGCCGACGGCCAGGCCACACCCCTGCGCGCGACGCTGTCGCGCCTGGGCCCCGCCTGGCAAAGCGGCCAGTTCTCCGACCTGCACGGCCTGACAGCCACTGCGCTGTGGGACTTCCTGCAAGCCGTGCTGAAGGTGTTCCACTACGTGCCCGGCGACATCGAATGGGCCTGGGACGGCCAGCAACTGTGGCTGCTGCAGTACCGCCCGATCAGCGAGCACGGCTGGCGCCGCCACCTGACCTCGGCGAACATCGCCGAGATCCTGCCGCCCCAGCCCAGCCGCTTCGTCGAATATGCCCAGCGCCGCGCCGCTGCCAGCATCCCGGCGATCATGGCGCGCTGGGACAGCCGCGTGCTGCAGGACAACGAGCCCTTCACCGCCGTGTTCGGTGGCGCCTCCTATATCAACAACGACCTGTTCCTCGCCCGCCTGGCCGACTGGGGCATCTCTGCCGCCAGCTACGCTGGCGAGGTTGGCGGCGCTACCCCGGCACTGCCCTGGCGGCCGGCACGCCTGCTGCGCTCGCTGCCGCGCCTGTGGCGTATGCAACGCGCAGCGCGCAGCCACCTGCAAGCCCTGGCCCCCGGCCTGCAACGCTTCGACGAGGAACTGGCGCAGCTGCAGGCGGCCGCTGCCGACGGCCAGCAACTGGCGGACTGGTTCAGCCGCTTCTACGTCTTCGTGGTGCAAGGCAACCTGTGCATCGCCACGGCCCTGGCCAGCAGCGGTGGGGCCTGGCTGGGCCGGCCACCGACCGCTTACGACGACCTGCAGCACAGCCCCCACCGCCTGCCCTGGGAGACCGACCCCGGCACCCCGCGCCCGGCGCCGACCGAACTGCCCCTGCAGCCGATGCCGGCCTGGCCGCATGCCGTGACACTTGCGCACCGCGTTGGCCTGCCCGGCTTGCGTGGTTACTACCTGCAAGTGCGCGAGTGGTACCGCGACAACCTGATGCGGATATTTTTCCGCGTGCACCACGCCATGCCTGAAGCGGAGCGTGCGTATTGGTTCGCCCCACATCCAGACGTGCGCAGCCGCGATGGCAGCTTCTGGCAGGACGGCAGCCAGGGCAGCGAACAGGCCAGCGGTTTCATGATCTATCCCGGCCAGGTGCAAGGCATCCTGGGCCAGGACATCCTCCTCGAAGACAGCCTCGACCCTGGCCGCCATGCTCAGTATCAAGCTGCGCGGGCAGTGATTGCGCGCATGGGTGGGCGGTTGTCCCACGGTTCGACCTTGCTGCGCGAACTGCGCAAGCCCTCGGCGGTGCTGCCGCAAGTGAGCAGTGAATGGCTGGGGCGCGAGGTGCAGTACCGGGATGGTGAACTGCGCCTGGTTGAAGCGCGTTGA